The window catggcgttcctgtttccatcatctcagatagaggtactcagtttacttcgcagttttggagagccgtgtagagagagttgggtactcaagtggagttgagcacaatgtttcattctcagacggacgggcagtccgagcgtactattcaaatattggaggaaaTGTTGCATGCttatgttattgactttggaggttcatgcgataagtttctaccacttgcagagtttacttacaacaacagctaccagtcgagtattcagatggctccatatgaggctttgtacgggaggcggtgtagatctccggttggttggttcgagcccgacgaggctagactattggggacaaatttggttcaggatgccttagagaaggtgaaggtgattcaggagaggcttcgtacagcgcagtcacgtcagaagagttatgcggaccggaaggttcgagatgtgtcctacatggtcggtgagaaggtcttgctgaaggtttcgcccatgaagggtgttatgagatttgggaagaaaggcaagttgagtcctcggttcattgggccttttgaggtgcttcggaggattggggaggtggcttatgagcttgctttgccacccagcctgtcgagtgtgcatccggtatttcatgtttctatgctccggaagtatattggggatctgtctcatgttttggacaacaacacggttcagttggatgatgatttgacctttgatgtggagccagtagctattttgggtcgccaggttcagaagttgaggtcaaaggatatagcttcagtgaaggtgcagtggagaggtcggcccgtggaggaggctacctgggagaccgagcgggagatacggagcagataccctcatctatttgaggcttcaggtatgtctcttgactcgttcgaggacgaacgtttgtttaagttggggaggatgtgacgacccggccagtcgtctcatgagttaccgctccattttccccattttcaGCTTCCTTATGCTTCATTATCCATATCTTGTGTAATCGAGTTGATTTGAAGTGGTTTTAATAAGAAATAGGACACTTAGTCTCTCTTAAGAatgcttaagttggaaaagtcaaccagatgttgacttatgtgttagagggttcggatgtgagttccgatggttcggttagcttcgggaggtgatttgtgacttaggagagtgatcggaagtggttttggaggtacggtgtagaattaggcttgaattggcgaaagttagtattttggcgaatttcggttgataggtgagattttgatccaagggtcggaatggaatttcgagagtttctGTAACTTCTTTATGTCactttggacttgtctgcaaaatttgaggtcattcggacgtgatttggttgggtttttgatcaaaaatggaatttggaagttcttgagattcataggcttgaattcgatgtgatttgatgatttttggtgttagtcgaggtgttttgatggttggaacgaggttgaataatgtttaggatgcgttggtacttttggttgaggtcccaggggcctcgggcttgtttcgagtgagttttgagcgagtacggataccccggaacttagaaaatggagGGGGCAGCAGTTGTGGCGCGGACCGCACTCCTTTCCGCGATGGGCGCGCTGGCCTAGCGCTGACCACGTCAAAGTGGCCGCGGCCGCGGTCACTGAAGACTGCAAGTTGCTGgttctacttcggaagctcatatcttttgatccaaaaggaattttgaggttattcaaaaacgaaagttgtagccctttgtgtcgagtttccagaaagataaagatatcgcaatttgggcatctgtagcgaaagtcatggccaaaatactaaagcatgtccctgcagagcaagacctgcgcggccgcggtcgtttttgcaCGGACCCCGCtgattttgcgcggaccgcggtcatttttgtgcggtcagcggtgtcggaatccgaggggtaccctataaatacgaggttttgggttttatttgatattttgacctagagagctcggattttggcgatttttcgaaggtttttcaataAATTGGTTGgggcaagtgattctaactcagatttggttagagtacatgaatctatcactgaattcatcatttaattcgtgatttaagatggaatttgggaagaaaattgtggaacctttcaaaaatatataatgatgatttgaaggaccaaatggtatcagaattggataattttggtatggttagactcgtgagggtatgaggattctaaaaatgtaaattttacccgattccgagacgtgggcctggggctcaggttttgctaatttcgagatttttgatatttttcgaatgtttcgcttgggctatgttcccttagcatattgtgacatattcgttctgattttggatagattcgacgcgcgtgaaggccaatttgagaggcaagggcatagcgagctagagttttggccagtttgaggtgagtaattgatgtaaatgatgtcctgagggtttgaaaccccggaatttcacatcgtaacgctatattgaggtaacttacacgccggataacgggcgtggggtagagcaccgttggggattgcgacttggtccgtcccgagagatgtttttaccgtattttctacttgaactaaattgagaatcatccttacttggatttaattgttacatttgggcttcttgccaattatttaaatccttcagggattgacatcactattttcgcatacatgcatatcatttgatctcagtccaaggttttaaatactgttttgcaaactcaaccatctttctaagatttaaaaacttaaatgatatttctaaatgatatttcgggctgagaactactgttttacaaatgtccaaggggcttatgatgatttctggactgagcatggatcgggctgcgcgccacagcagtgttatattgatattgaggccgagagcctggttgattatactgatattgatatgaggccgagggcctagatttgatgccacgagatggcttgatattgcgcttgggctgtaagagcccctccggagtctgtacacaccctagtgagcaccgtcgacgataaataaaatggatggctcgggctgcacgccgcagtgggtactaaagagtaccatcatatgcattgcattacactcatgcatttatttttatctgttatactCGTCTCAGGATgtggtactctgatttaattgacttgttgcttcactattgttgttctaaactgccagttatagtttactttgtatttttccacgatttcttattctcagcctttatttatgtttattactcactgggtcagagtactcacattactccctgcaccttgcgtgcagatccaggtacaccacaggctgagtgaggatttgtttagctgagcagcagtatcggggagtattgaggtagctgcatggtgttcgcagccttgatctctcccctctatctctatcttttattccgcatttttcctagacagacttgtaataggtggatattctgtattagaggctcatattcgtgacaccgaattctattgggctatggtgtggtattttagttgaatttccgcagattttattattaattatacacttgagagtgatgacttagtaaattctctgtgatatttatctataatctgaataaaaATTTTGGGATAATGTTgatgaatggtcgggcttgcctagcagtgtgttgggcgccatcatgaccggggttggggtcgtgacacattgaTGTGAGTTTATTTAATTCAAATGAATCCAacccatcattgattggttatgcagatgtagaatatttgtctgatccacacaaaggtcgatctcagacaggctTTTTATTTACAAATGGAGGTACaaccatatcatggcgttcgacaaaacaaactatggttgctacttcttcaaatcatgcagagataatagccattcacgaagcaagttgagaatgcgtttggttgagatcgataactcaacacattcaacaAACATGTGatctttcttcgaaagagaatattccaacaatattgtatgaagacaatgctgcatgcatagctcaattgaaaggaggatatatcaaaggagatagaacaaaacacatttcaccgaaattctttttcactcatgatcttcagaagaatggtgaaatagatgtacaacaagttcgttcaagtaataatttggctgatctgttgACTAAAACATTACCAACCTCAATgtttgaaaagctgatatataagattggaatgcgtcgtcttcgagacattaagtgatttttcatcagggggagtaactacacgctgcactctttttcttAACCAATGTTTTGTCTCTGgtaaagtttttaatgaggcaacaagcaatgcatattataaataactatgtacatcccaatattttttttgtaagttcttaatgatgcacattatcttacatggacatccaagggggagtgttataaatagtttgtacattggatgccCATATTGTGAATAacatagtttgtacattggatgcctatgttgtgaataacttaaagattaaatctcctactttatgtccatcatctttattttttatgcctataaaaggttATGTAATTGCAATTGAAAGATAcacaaaagtgaaaaagaaaagaattcttccttctttctatctcttcttatttacattttactgcattgcttttattttataagaatgaaaatatttttggagggAAAAATAACTTTTTCACTTATTGATGGAAGTCACTTTTGTACAATAATCTTAACTTGTAACTTCATATGCAACTAACGCTAATGCATTAATTAATCTTTAATGCTAAAAAGTTTCATAAAAATGCTTTCTGATttgttatatattattaatttgtAATATAAATTAATTTCAGAAATTACTCTAATATTAATTCATTCCTCATACCAAACACATTAACATGAAAATATTCCAAAAACTTTTTTAAGAAAAAAGGATATTAGCTTTCAGTCTTAAAAAAATAGTACTATATCTTAGCAGCCTTCACTTTATCTTCGTCTCTTGTTCGCCATGTGCGCTCTTAACTCGAAACTGCTGCAAAATTTTCAACCAAATTGAACACGTGCGAGAAACAACCGCAGCTAGGGACTGTGTAATCACGCGCCGTAAGATGCACGTTTGGAATGTTTTACCCAAATTCGGTCTTTAACAAGTTTGCGAGACTGAGGTAAGATATGTAAAAAGCTAAGTTGGCGATAGCAATATTTCGATACCAACCAATAGCAACATCAGCCCCCACAATCCAACATAGCAACAAAATCTAACGTTCCTCTCACCATAACATCACCACCACAAACTTTCTTCCCTCCTCCTCAACCTCCTTCACGCGCTTCCGTACTCCGCCGCCGTTCATGGGTGCAGTAGAACCTGTAAGCCCAGCTCCTATATAATTTTTTCCTGCAAAATATCCATTTTCTTTGGTGGTTAAAAGTGAATCTAAAATCTTTTTCTGTTTTCCTTTTTATTGTAGGTAGTTGAAGAAGAAAATGGAGAAAAGGAGACTAAAATacgagaagaagaagagagagatgTGGAGAAAGGTGAAATGGGTAGTCAACAAAGGGGATTTCAGACGCAGCCCCCACCTCCGTACCAACAACCACCCCTACCAGCAACAGGCAGTGATAATTTTAACATGTCGAGAATGCAAAGATTGAGTGCTACAAATCCGCTTAGGCTTGTAATGAATGCAGGAACTAGAGTTCCTCCTCCTTATCATCACGCTCCGCCACCTGCAGCTCATCATCAGCACCGTTCTTTTCCGATTCCTTTTCAGCACCGCCCTTCTCCGTCTCCGTCTCCGCCTCCGCCTCAGCCTCCGTCTCAGCACCGTCCTTCTCCGGCGCCTTCTCAGACTCGCTCCACCCCTACCACTACCCCTCAAGTATGTCGTCTCTAAGCCACAACTGGAGTTacctttttccttctttatttttttggagAAAAAGTCCAAATTACTTTTCTGCTATACaaaaaaatcttaattttatCGTCCATTAAACTTTGAGGCCCTTGATACCGTTAGCAAATCATCTCGATTGCCCTTGACTTTGACGGAGCTCTAACGTGCCTGTCAAAATATTTCGGGAAAAAGGTCCAAACTTAATTCATATGTTTGACCATGCTTATAATTATCTTCCATTATACGTTGATTAGGGTCCATGTTAGAGCTCCATCACGCTCAAGTATAAATACACGACATATGTTAGTGGCATACCAAAGTATAACGGACCATAAAATTAAGATATTTTATATAGCAGAGTATTAGTATTTTTTTACCCTTTTTCCTGTTTTTCATTTCAATATATATTTGATAAAAATCTGAACTTTTTGGTCCGACCAGCAACCTTCAGTAATAACACTGAATTCAAGATCCTACACGAACAAGTTTTCACTATTTATCTTCCTCCTACACATGGTTGCGGCAATTGGACTAGTTGGTTTTCTTCTATTCAAAGGTGTACAAGGTATACTAGAAGCAGGGGAAgcacaaagaaaggaaaaaaggctACTAAAGTATTTTTTGCCACAAGTAGAAGCAGCTGCTCTACTTAGCATAACACTAGCATTTATATGGCAAAAGGCAATGAGAGTGTGGCCTACATTCATGATTCATTTCATACTCTGGGGTTCCTTTATTCTCACATTATCAGCTGGAATCCTATTGATTTGCTTCCAAAAACCTGCAACTGATGGTGTTGGAGTTGTGTTTATTATGTTTGCAATTGGCAATGGATTGTACTCATGTTGGGTGACGCCAAGAATCAAGTTTTGTACAAAGATTTTAATCAAAGCCCTTGAACCTGTAACAAAATTCCGTGATTTAAACCGGCCAACTTACATAACACTTTTTGTTGGATTCTTGTGGATGTCAATGTGGATTTTGGCTGTGATTGGAGCTATAAATTTCTACTTTCCACCTTTgattattattttattggttCTGAGCATGGCTTGGATTACTGAGGTAATGAGGAATGTGGTGAATTTGACAGTGAGTAGAGTGATTGCTCTGTATTATCTAAGAGGGATGCAATCTAGCACTCAGTTTTGTTTTCAGAGGGCATTGTCCGTGAATCTTGGGAGTGCAAGCCTCGGTTCTTTATTTGTACCTGCAATTGAAGCGCTGAGGATTGTGGCTCGTGGGTTGAATTTGCTAGAGGGTGAAGATGAGTTCATGTTTTGTTGTGCTCATTGTGGATTGAAAATCATGGATTCCATCTTTAAGCGTGGCAATGGCTGGGCCTATGTTCAGGTACTTTTCATTCTAATAatagaataatattttaaaaaacatTGTTGTTATTAGTATAAtaaatttttctaatttaaaatgAAAGTTTGTTTCCAAATTTTGACAGTAATAGGAGGTTTTTAGGACTTAATGGTGATACTATTATCTTTCATATAACGTTAAACCAAAAAAAATTGTGATTCTATTTAATGAAATTATGATATTATATCTAATTTATAAAGAACAATAAAGTAGATTAGTTGGCTATTTTAATTGTTTGGATTTGTTAACGTTTTGACTTTTGAGtgcaattttcagatttttacgAAATTTATATACTCTGCTTGGAGTTTATAGGAATTCGTATTTATATGTTCAGTTAGTAATGTCCTGGTTTTTTGGGTTGACTGGTATTTAGAGAGTAGTAACAACCCTTAAAatggagaattttttttttatgctCTAGAGATTTCTAAATGATAATTTGCTAGGAGTTTCTAGGATTTACATTCGATGTTGACGTTGTTATCTTATGATTTAATTTTCCTAAAAAAATCGATGTCCATTTGACTAAGTAACATGTGGACATATTTTCCATCATACTCAGAGTTATACTAGTAATTGGTTTTGGGGTCATTCTCAGTTTATTACTTAATACAGGCGTTTCCgacttgttaaatgtatatttaATACATAGAGTTAGAGTCGTAATTCCCTCTCGCCTTCAATGCGGCGTGAGTTGAGATGTCTGCAGTTTCCTTAagatattttttcaaatattcaGAAAAAAACATATAAAACTTGCACCATTTTGCAACCATATTTAGTTGGTGACTCTTTAATATATCGAATTCGTGCTTAATTATTGGGAAGTTTGTCACTAAGGGCGTCCATCTCACAATTATTCAAATAAAGAAATAAGTtgtttaattaaattttaatgGACTAATTTATCTCTACCTTCGTTCCTTTATTCGAGCTTTGGATGGGCATTAAATGTAACGTTGATTGGAAATATTTTTCACAGATTGCTACATATGGGAAAAGTTTTGTGAAGGCATCACAAGACACATGGGAGTTGTTTGAAAAGAGGGAAATGGAGACAATAGTAGATTCGGACATGACCAGTGCCATTTGCTTTCTGACCGGAGTTTGTAGCGGTTCTATTTGTGTCATTGTCGTTGCCGCTTGGACTGCCACCGTCTACCCTAATTTCATCGCCACCTTGTCCCTCCTCTCTGCCTACATCGGTTACCTTCTGGTCAGTCCTTTTCCCTCTTAATTGTTTGTTTTATACTTGTGCGTAATTAATTCATGACATGTATTTATGATGTCAGACGAGGATTGCCATGGCTTTGCCTCACGCTTGTGTAAGTAGTTACTACGTATGTTACGCTGAGAATCCCGATAACAGATGTTTTGACAAGTCCATAATTCAAGATCGACTAAACTTAATGAAGTCTGATCGTGACGTGATTGTGCCCACGCCTAGATCAGTTCCTGCTCGATTTGCACGGTAGCTCAATTATCATACCATGCACATGTACATAATCATTAACCATTGTTAGATCAATTTATAAGTTCAAGCTGATCTTGATATATGGATCAAGCTAGCTAGTGTTTTTCACATCAAAGTGGGTGGTAATAACTATAGTTAGTTCGAACACCATAGGAAATTAATGATGGGAGAAGGAATGATGACGTGAAATAACCATCAGGATTGGATTCttatgaaaaaagaagaaaggggagTGTGCCCAGCAAGAAGCCCACGAGGAGGTGTCTTATGGTCTTGtcttttgtatttatttaatAATTGACAAGTATACACTATTGTGGTTGGTCCCACCACTATTTTATTGTCAACATCTTAGTTAGGTAAACCTTATGTTATTTAATAAGATTTCATTCTTTACGTAATCATGTAAAGTTAGAACTAATTATTTtcgtttttcaaattttaaacattttttctttcttttgttctgttaCTTGGTTGGTGGAACCATATAGAGGATATATAATCAATGGAAAATCACCTTCGGTTGTTCTAGTtgcatattatttatttattgatttatttGCATGACCAGATATGTGACAAATTCATATGGTTCTCTGTTATCAACTATAATACCAAAGTAGGCAATACAAGTTTCAAATTTACTACGGGTAGTTTTTGTTGTTGAATAAAAGAAGTGCACACTTTTTAGGATCAACTAATGCGATTTCAATAAAAGTAGTTCATAATGTTTGTTTATTATCCCGAACTAAACTTGGCATGTGAAGAAAAGTTGGTTGAAAAGATACAGCACTAAAATAGATATAATATGCAGTGGTGGTATTAGTTTATCTTTGTTTGATTTGCTGGTGAACAAAAACAAGTTCGTTAATCTAGAAAATAGGGAATAATTTTATGTGGGAATAAAATGAAAATTGCATTAATCAAAATagaacaacttttttttttttttggcattgcACACGTATGAATACACATGCATTACTTTCGCCACTTTTGCTTTGTAACTCTCTTTATTTACCATTTTTTTTTACTCCGTTCAATGCTTTAGTACTTTTGAAGCTTGGAtgctaatctttttttttttttccaaaacaaaGACTTCATATTACTGCATCAACAAACAACAATGTTCAAATGTACTCTTTATATTTTGGACAATCTAAGTTGGAAAAAACTTCTCCCAGAAGATATCCTTCAACAAAGAAATAGAAAATTTAGCTAAACTATGAGCTACTTTGTTTAACTTCCTTGGAATATAAAAAAACTCGACGTGATCTAACATGGTTGATAGCTTCCAAATATCTTCACACAACACTTTTATCTCTCATGAAGTAGCCACCTATTTTTGGATCATATCAACAACATTCTTAGCATCAGATAAAATCTTCACACTTTTCCATCCAAGAGTAATAGTACATTCAAGTGCCTTTCTTATGGCAATCGCTTCAGCAGTCATGGTTTTCCCAACATATTGAATTGAGGATCCATGGGCATGAAGCAGTTTTCCAAGGCTATTCAAAGCCGCGATATCAATACTCGCATGTCTATCATTACACTGTAATCCGTCTGTAAATAATAAAACATCATCttgaaaatttgttagtttagaCAGAAACTCATTTCCAGTTGAATGTCATGCAGCGAGGCAACTAATTAATAAATCTTTATATTCTTCATACTCAAAAAGAGCTTTAGAAACAATATCAGTTGGCATTTAGAAAGTGCTTGGCATTTAAGAACAAGTTGTACCACCACACTGAAAAGACAGTTATGTTTTTAATATCAGGCTAATTAATAGGATTTTGTTTCCATACAAGCTGAGATCGGGGACATCAAAATAGCATATGTTCTATATCTTCACTTTCAAAACCACAAATCTTACACGTTTTATCCAGGTTCTGTAATCTTTTGATGCTAATCAACTTTGAAATGAAAAATTGCTGAGAAGTGCGAGAAATTTTGATTGTATCCAAGAAATTCGCATTTTCTTAGCCCATAACGTGTAAAATATGTGATATAATATGTACGAGATGGATGAATCTCTTTTGTTTTCTATAGAAATTGAAATGAATTTCTTTATTGATTTCCAATAATCTTTTTCAATGTTTCAAGTGTCaggtccttttccttttcttgccCTAGATATTAGAATGAAAACGGGATCTTTTCTTTTAGGTTAGAGTTTCAATTGCTATCATGAATGAGTGTGATGAAATGATTGAGAATTCTCTGTCTTTAATTGAAGGTATCAGATTCAAGCATGAACATGAAAATTTCTTGGTAGCAAGTATTTTACACATTTTAATGGCCTACTTAACGCAAATTATTCAAACTAGTAGATTTCGAATACATTGTGTGTCCAAAGGAGGAAAAAACTAACGAGATTCAAGTACATctatgtttaccctaaaattcgagcAATAATTAAACTTGTATTGTGGtcttaaggatacgtgatttaattcaatgccaattgataaacaaggaattaaatagataaattaaagaataaaatagATCAAACCAGTGTGTAAGCTAAATCTCGACCTCAATCTGTGATAATCTCGAGGTATGATAATGGGAATAGCAAATGATAAAACAACTCTGATGAATAGTAAGTGAAATAACAAGAGAATAGTGTGCGTATATTTTCTTATTAGTGAACAATGAGTGCTACAAATGAATAGGAtctcctttatataataggggagtccTAAATAAGATAAGTGGTATCGGCCTCGACCTTGGAAAGGAACTTCGACCCCAAGCTCGACGTCCTGGTCTTCCGATGTGGTATCATTTTTTCCATCGAAGAATCAAATCGGGTAGCCCCAATTTTCACCGTATACAATGTGTGTGTACATATTATAGTGAACGAAGGTAAAGTCATTTTTAAAGATATTAATCACCACTTAGAGAAAATTCAGATAAGTATAACCGTAAGTACTAATAttcatagaaaaataataaagtcGAACTTCAAAATTTTATGTTCTTGCAATCTCAACCTTAAGTATATGCTAGACTGCAGTGTCATATACAACAATAAACCGTTGTCTCAAACTCAATTGGACAGAAGTGAGAAAAAAAGACATGAATTGTGGTTAAAGAAGACAAAGCTTTGTTAACCAAAAAGTTGGGTGTAGTGTTTTCGTGACTCACCGAGCAAGCTTTTCCTATTTAATTTGTTATTTCCACATAGATATGGTTATATATTAAAGTACTTTGTTTTGGCTTTAAATGGATAAGTTCACTACTGTTGCTTGTAGGGCCTAAACTTTTTCCTCATCCTCCCACTTTTTGCCGTGTTTATAATAATATTGCTACAATACATGTATATTTCATGGCTTCCGTTTGTTTGTTTTCGTTATTTAATTTGTTCCGTTCCTTACGCATGATTTATGAATGAAAAGGGAGAAATTAAAAGTAACAAAAGCTGTTTGGCGTTCTGTTATTTCTTTGTTTCTGTTAACACACTTTTTCTTTAGAATTTCAAGTTATGCATTTAACACAATGCTAGCGATTTATTAGTTTCACGAATGGTTTCTTTTATGTTCCATGTGATGTGATACtgtttcttttagtatatatttatatactaaAAAATATTTAGCTTTAAATTTCTCATTTTACTAAATAACAAAATTGTATAGCCACGCAAATGTCATCACGTGTTTCATACtacaaatttatatatttttctaaaCTCTATGTTCGCTCATACGCATCTATATCAAATGAAATATATAGTGGGAATATAAGATAGGCAAATATTATATTGCCTACATACAAAATAGATTTGCCAAGACGGCGaacaaaattgaaattttttacctcctataacaaatgttgataccttatttattttaaataaatacccttttaaaaattatatttcatagtcactttttaatttttatagccagatatctatttatggtcacctcctacccttaagccataaaatacgctttatattatttttctctatcattctttcagatttttctccaccctctctctctctcaacgcCAGTCTTTCTCCATGAATACAACCACGATTCTCCACTGATTCATCTCCATTGCCTTGCGAATTTTCATTATCAGTGGGCTGGAGTTCTGAATCAATATCGAAATCAAGCCCTATAGAGAAAGATGAAGGTTCGAAATCTACCATTGAAAGGTGAATTGAGGAATTTTTTTTGAGGGGTTGTATATTTGAAATATGAATTAGAGGGATTTGCAAATGAAATTATAGTGAAATTTTGGGGGAATTTCTTTCGTTTTTGCGTCAAATTTTGAGAATTTCGAGTCAAAATCGCGGCCCTCTCGACGAGACGACATTagggttgttcttgaacaaagacgacggagtttggggctgagcaacttgacgAGTCTATtacctttttttcattgtatttcaatatatctcgttgcattctatgtattttattgtatttattatctttttttttcattgtatttcaatgtatctcgttgtattccatgtatttcattgtattcaccatctcgctatattccatgaatgtattcatatatattttttaattaatataatttatgtattcaaatgtatctgcagtatgtattcatatgtttttgcaCTACATATGACCTGTTATAGTtcatgtattcaatgtatttttatatatttaattgcATTCAATGTATTTATATAATTTCAATATATAAATCTATTTGTAAAGATaccactaaaaaatattttagtaaagataccactaaaaaaagaaaggatggattgaatctctgaagattgctctgtttttgaggtatttttcagttgagaattttttttataactggaaatacaaattttgtgtttTATAATTGTCATAC is drawn from Nicotiana tabacum cultivar K326 chromosome 22, ASM71507v2, whole genome shotgun sequence and contains these coding sequences:
- the LOC107798100 gene encoding protein pns1, which gives rise to MGAVEPVVEEENGEKETKIREEEERDVEKGEMGSQQRGFQTQPPPPYQQPPLPATGSDNFNMSRMQRLSATNPLRLVMNAGTRVPPPYHHAPPPAAHHQHRSFPIPFQHRPSPSPSPPPPQPPSQHRPSPAPSQTRSTPTTTPQQPSVITLNSRSYTNKFSLFIFLLHMVAAIGLVGFLLFKGVQGILEAGEAQRKEKRLLKYFLPQVEAAALLSITLAFIWQKAMRVWPTFMIHFILWGSFILTLSAGILLICFQKPATDGVGVVFIMFAIGNGLYSCWVTPRIKFCTKILIKALEPVTKFRDLNRPTYITLFVGFLWMSMWILAVIGAINFYFPPLIIILLVLSMAWITEVMRNVVNLTVSRVIALYYLRGMQSSTQFCFQRALSVNLGSASLGSLFVPAIEALRIVARGLNLLEGEDEFMFCCAHCGLKIMDSIFKRGNGWAYVQIATYGKSFVKASQDTWELFEKREMETIVDSDMTSAICFLTGVCSGSICVIVVAAWTATVYPNFIATLSLLSAYIGYLLTRIAMALPHACVSSYYVCYAENPDNRCFDKSIIQDRLNLMKSDRDVIVPTPRSVPARFAR